A genomic stretch from Arachis stenosperma cultivar V10309 chromosome 3, arast.V10309.gnm1.PFL2, whole genome shotgun sequence includes:
- the LOC130970417 gene encoding 17.3 kDa class I heat shock protein, whose translation MSLIPSFFGGRRSNVFDPFSLDVWDPFKDFQFPSSLTSSDNSAFVNTRVDWKETPEAHVFKADLPGLKKEEVKVEIEDNSVLQISGERNVEKEDKNDTWHRVERSSGKFMRRFRLPENAKMDQVKASMENGVLTVTVPKAEVKKPDVKPIQITG comes from the coding sequence atgtCGCTGATTCCAAGTTTCTTCGGTGGGCGAAGGAGCAACGTCTTCGATCCTTTCTCCCTCGACGTTTGGGACCCCTTCAAAGACTTCCAATTCCCGAGCTCTCTTACTTCTTCCGACAATTCTGCGTTCGTCAACACTCGTGTGGACTGGAAGGAGACTCCCGAAGCTCATGTCTTCAAGGCTGATCTTCCTGGTCTCAAGAAGGAGGAAGTGAAGGTTGAGATCGAAGATAACAGTGTCCTTCAGATCAGCGGAGAGAGGAACGTTGAGAAGGAGGACAAGAACGACACCTGGCACCGTGTGGAGCGCAGCAGCGGCAAGTTCATGCGGAGGTTTAGGCTCCCTGAGAACGCCAAGATGGATCAGGTGAAGGCATCCATGGAGAATGGTGTTCTCACTGTCACTGTTCCCAAGGCAGAAGTTAAGAAACCTGATGTTAAGCCCATTCAGATCACTGGTTAA
- the LOC130966996 gene encoding uncharacterized protein LOC130966996: MDGEDNFVALVHCSGKIQKSKRHGVKFTDREPVSIFIRSSSTLAEIKLNILQKLGTCGTKQVKKLFYKIFITVVSTGVRFETFVIGSDVDLQVLFHCRRSFPEVRIPEMFAKLEDRVDSSGASAPAVVLPPEAERAEVEFEVGPDRVENTLCDDDSDEEPLDIGGDSEDDIPIGAAHGGSGSATQEYPPHLSSLNLEAIGRHQNVEATFDGQGMHDGTGLTEFQIGQSFQSKEEAVLSVKDYSIRRGVEYRVMESDSLKYQGRCKEFGNGCTWLIRIVMRKRKSTWEVRRYNGPHTCMAQRFI, encoded by the exons ATGGATGGGGAGGATAATTTTGTGGCTCTGGTCCATTGCTCTGGAAAAATTCAAAAGAGCAAACGCCACGGTGTGAAATTCACAGATAGAGAACCAGTTAGTATTTTTATTCGATCTTCAAGTACATTGGCAGAGATTAAGCTCAACATACTACAGAAGCTCGGTACCTGTGGTACGAAGCAGGTTAAAAAGTTGTTTTACAAGATTTTCATTACTGTTGTGTCAACCGGCGTGCGGTTTGAGACCTTTGTGATTGGGTCGGATGTAGACCTGCAGGTCTTGTTTCACTGCAGGCGTAGTTTTCCGGAGGTGAGGATACCTGAGATGTTTGCGAAGTTGGAAGATCGTGTGGATAGCTCTGGGGCATCAGCACCGG CGGTAGTTCTACCTCCCGAGGCAGAACGTGCTGAGGTTGAGTTTGAGGTTGGACCGGATCGAGTTGAGAATACGCTTTGTGATGATGATTCCGATGAGGAGCCGCTCGATATTGGTGGGGACAGTGAAGATGATATACCAATAGGTGCAGCCCATGGAGGTTCTGGTTCTGCAACACAAGAGTACCCTCCGCACCTGTCGTCTTTGAACTTGGAAGCCATCGGTCGACACCAGAATGTTGAGGCAACATTCGATGGACAAGGTATGCATGATGGGACAGGTTTGACTGAATTTCAGATTGGCCAATCGTTCCAGAGTAAGGAGGAAGCTGTGCTGAGCGTGAAAGATTACAGCATTCGGCGTGGAGTTGAGTACAGGGTTATGGAGTCAGACAGTCTAAAATACCAAGGGAGATGCAAGGAGTTCGGTAACGGATGCACGTGGTTGATCCGGATAGTCATGCGAAAAAGGAAGAGCACATGGGAAGTTAGGAGGTACAATGGACCACACACGTGTATGGCTCAGCGGTTTATATAG